The Microlunatus antarcticus genome window below encodes:
- the xylB gene encoding xylulokinase: MTLVAGVDSSTQSVKIVVCDAETGAVVRSSRAPHPEGTAVSAAAWWDAYQTAARQPGLLEGVEAIAVGGQQHGMVTLDADGGLVRDALLWNDTRSAPDATDLVDELGGPQAWADAVGTVPVASMTITKLRWLARSEPELADKVAAVVLPHDYLTWELGGRSFAPTTDRGDASGTLYFDAATNTYREDLVRRAFGRMIDLPRVAAPSEVVGHTPDGIAIAAGTGDNMAAGLGLGLEAGSAVVSLGTSGTAFARTTTPTHDPTGTVAGFADATGEFMPLVCTLNGARNLVATADVLGVTLDELARLALTAPPGSGGLVFLPFLEGERTPSLPNANGELVGLTLSSMKPANLARAAIEGVLWSLAYGVDVLRDQAGTISAITLTGGASQSEAVRRIATSVFGLPVVVTEAFESVAVGAARQAAWALSGELPTWKVPVAGRYDPTDADVAAADDLMGRYTEVLRQHFDVPALKG; the protein is encoded by the coding sequence TTGACGCTGGTCGCAGGGGTGGACTCGTCCACCCAGTCGGTCAAGATCGTGGTCTGCGACGCCGAGACGGGGGCCGTCGTGCGCTCGAGCCGGGCGCCGCACCCCGAGGGCACGGCCGTCTCGGCCGCCGCCTGGTGGGACGCCTACCAGACCGCCGCTCGGCAGCCGGGGCTGCTCGAGGGCGTCGAGGCCATCGCCGTCGGGGGCCAGCAGCACGGGATGGTGACGCTCGACGCCGACGGCGGTCTGGTCCGCGACGCCCTGCTGTGGAACGACACCCGTTCGGCGCCGGACGCCACCGACCTCGTCGACGAGCTCGGCGGTCCGCAGGCCTGGGCGGACGCCGTCGGTACGGTACCGGTGGCCTCGATGACCATCACGAAGCTCCGCTGGCTGGCGCGGTCCGAGCCCGAGCTGGCCGACAAGGTCGCCGCGGTCGTCCTCCCGCACGACTACCTCACCTGGGAGCTGGGCGGCCGCTCCTTCGCCCCGACCACCGACCGCGGTGACGCCTCGGGCACCCTCTACTTCGACGCGGCGACGAACACCTACCGCGAGGACCTCGTACGCCGGGCCTTCGGCCGGATGATCGACCTCCCCCGCGTCGCCGCTCCCTCCGAGGTCGTGGGGCACACCCCCGACGGCATCGCCATCGCGGCCGGCACCGGCGACAACATGGCGGCCGGCCTCGGCCTCGGGCTGGAAGCCGGCTCGGCCGTGGTGTCGCTCGGCACCAGCGGGACCGCCTTCGCCCGGACGACGACCCCGACGCACGACCCGACCGGCACCGTGGCCGGCTTCGCCGACGCGACCGGGGAGTTCATGCCCCTGGTCTGCACCCTCAACGGGGCGCGGAACCTGGTCGCGACGGCCGACGTCCTCGGGGTCACGCTCGACGAGCTGGCCCGGCTAGCGCTCACCGCACCCCCCGGCAGCGGCGGACTGGTGTTCCTCCCCTTCCTGGAGGGAGAGCGCACGCCGTCTCTGCCGAACGCGAACGGCGAGCTCGTCGGCCTGACCCTGTCGAGCATGAAGCCGGCCAACCTCGCGAGGGCGGCGATCGAGGGCGTGCTCTGGAGCCTGGCTTATGGGGTCGACGTCTTGCGTGACCAAGCGGGCACCATCTCCGCCATCACCCTGACCGGCGGAGCCTCGCAGTCCGAGGCCGTACGCCGTATCGCCACGAGCGTCTTCGGGCTACCCGTCGTGGTCACCGAAGCCTTCGAGAGCGTTGCCGTCGGCGCTGCGCGCCAGGCGGCCTGGGCTTTGTCCGGGGAGCTGCCGACGTGGAAGGTGCCCGTCGCCGGCCGGTACGACCCCACCGACGCTGACGTCGCCGCGGCTGACGACCTCATGGGCCGCTACACCGAGGTCCTGCGACAGCACTTCGATGTTCCCGCGTTGAAGGGCTGA
- a CDS encoding DeoR/GlpR family DNA-binding transcription regulator — protein sequence MTARRTAAGATAGPTPEQRFERLVGWLTAEGRIDVGDAATRLGVAQETVRRDLRVLESRSQLVRVHGGAVAVEPESLASPAAGLAVTPGSGPVVSEDRALLEALWTELPHAGTLLLGTGRLTLELAHVIVNAPPDDDLTVVTNSLDVGLVLSRVSSLSVYNIGGTVSPRTRAQEGDWALTELHRVHTDVSVVCPVGISVERGLSQPTPAAAAVSQAEVAAGSRVLALVEGAALGRPSFVTFAGIDEIDQIVVAGDPSPATVQEFTERDVACTDRRTMVGTGRGRRS from the coding sequence ATGACCGCTCGACGCACGGCCGCCGGAGCGACCGCGGGGCCGACCCCTGAGCAGCGGTTCGAGCGCCTGGTCGGCTGGTTGACCGCGGAGGGGCGGATCGACGTCGGCGACGCGGCGACGCGGCTCGGTGTCGCCCAGGAGACGGTGCGCCGCGACCTGCGCGTCCTGGAGTCCAGGTCCCAGCTCGTCCGGGTCCACGGCGGGGCGGTCGCGGTCGAGCCCGAGAGCCTGGCCTCCCCTGCGGCGGGTCTGGCGGTCACCCCGGGGAGCGGTCCGGTCGTGTCCGAGGACCGTGCGCTCCTCGAGGCGCTGTGGACGGAGCTCCCCCACGCGGGCACCCTGCTGCTGGGCACCGGGCGGCTCACGCTGGAGCTCGCCCACGTGATCGTCAACGCGCCTCCCGACGACGACCTGACGGTGGTGACGAACTCCCTCGACGTGGGACTCGTCCTGTCCCGGGTGTCCAGCCTTTCCGTCTACAACATCGGGGGGACGGTCAGCCCGCGGACGCGCGCCCAGGAGGGCGACTGGGCGCTGACGGAGCTGCACCGGGTGCACACGGACGTGAGCGTCGTCTGCCCCGTCGGCATCAGCGTCGAACGGGGGCTGAGCCAGCCCACCCCCGCCGCGGCCGCCGTGTCGCAGGCCGAGGTCGCCGCCGGCTCCCGCGTCCTGGCGCTCGTCGAGGGAGCGGCACTCGGCCGGCCGTCGTTCGTGACGTTCGCGGGGATCGACGAGATCGACCAGATCGTGGTCGCCGGGGACCCGTCCCCGGCGACCGTGCAGGAATTCACCGAACGAGATGTCGCATGCACCGACCGTCGCACGATGGTCGGCACCGGGAGAGGACGAAGAAGTTGA
- a CDS encoding DeoR/GlpR family DNA-binding transcription regulator, translating to MMLTRYPPERQRAITDFLLAEEDRRATVTEISEHLEVTTETVRRDLDTLERRGLLRRIRGGAQLLDAVPFEVALAARHAEQLEDKRRIAARLIDELPQDGVLVLDSGSLTLFTAQAIPRQSALTVVTNNLPAARHLADYPNVGVITLPGMVRGLTSAAVDAWTSRRLQSLTVDIAIVGVNGMTAAQGVTTTNPEEASAKRAMLLSARRRVVPVISGKLGRNSFCSFAAVSELDLIVTDTAAPDPIIAELAAAGPEVVVV from the coding sequence ATGATGCTGACCAGGTACCCGCCGGAACGGCAGCGGGCGATCACCGACTTCCTGCTCGCGGAGGAGGACCGCCGCGCAACCGTGACCGAGATCAGCGAGCACCTCGAGGTGACGACCGAGACGGTCCGCCGCGACCTCGACACCCTCGAGCGGCGCGGGCTGCTGCGCCGGATCCGTGGCGGGGCCCAGCTGCTGGACGCCGTGCCCTTCGAGGTCGCCCTCGCCGCACGCCACGCCGAGCAGCTGGAGGACAAGCGGCGCATCGCCGCCCGCCTGATCGACGAGCTGCCCCAGGACGGGGTGCTCGTGCTGGACTCCGGGTCCCTGACGCTCTTCACCGCGCAGGCGATCCCGCGACAGTCGGCCCTGACCGTGGTGACGAACAACCTGCCGGCGGCCCGACACCTCGCCGACTACCCGAACGTCGGCGTCATCACGCTGCCGGGCATGGTCCGCGGCCTGACGAGCGCCGCCGTCGACGCATGGACGAGCCGACGGCTCCAGTCGCTCACCGTCGACATCGCCATCGTCGGGGTGAACGGCATGACCGCGGCCCAGGGGGTGACGACGACCAATCCCGAGGAGGCGTCGGCCAAGCGCGCGATGCTCCTCAGTGCCCGACGACGGGTGGTCCCGGTGATCTCGGGGAAGCTCGGGCGGAACTCGTTCTGCTCCTTCGCGGCGGTCTCGGAGCTCGACCTCATCGTCACGGACACGGCGGCACCGGACCCGATCATCGCCGAGCTCGCCGCAGCCGGGCCCGAGGTGGTCGTGGTCTGA